The following coding sequences lie in one Salmo salar chromosome ssa13, Ssal_v3.1, whole genome shotgun sequence genomic window:
- the LOC106567586 gene encoding glycerophosphodiester phosphodiesterase domain-containing protein 5 isoform X3 gives MGPSPTTLSKLKLGKLRVVRRRLLQRYEHQPYISCLAGLYGCQWRRYQRTRATPGDCCCSKLECVSFALLIMTFCLTLVFLYFWSEAQNDYNDFDWFNFGNLGFWFPWSVVLLVIAAAFFSYVTLLLLLAVCLLSEGQKLYLHWGHKIGILVTLAFSIVATAVLSDLWSKEWTTLLLSFQVTAPYLHVGGVLLVTLLSWPIALHFFRINKKVGRTLIMGLYLAVLCALYLVPLGMYSPCLKKEGALGPAPALIGHRGAPMLAPENTLMSFEKAVEAGGEGLETDVTISYDGVPFLMHDRTLRRTTNVQKVFPNRTDAPAAMFTWGELETLNAGDWFLYHDPFGTAWSLGAEDRAQAQNQSVCTLRDFLELAAQRGKQVIFDLYRPPRGHPYRDTWITRTLEVIQNESSIHSHQVLWLPPDLRNLVQKMDPDLQQTSGSWGPVEELQQNHIVQLNLHYSSMSTEMISEYAAVNISTNLYVISQPWLYSLAWCSGAQSVTTNSPQLLNKLTRPLFLMTPDEYNLMWVLTDVVSFILILIIFIFHWWRERGLAFCSGSKPTLEHGTYSKFRTEMSDVWSVSSVNILGEPAGSPLATEPNLATVSEH, from the exons atggGCCCCTCTCCGACCACCCTGTCAAAGCTCAAGCTGGGGAAGCTGCGTGTGGTGCGCCGGCGGCTGCTACAGCGCTACGAGCACCAGCCCTATATCTCGTGCCTAGCTGGCCTTTACGGTTGTCAATGGAGACGCTACCAGAGGACCCGCGCCACACCGGGAGACTGCTGCTGCAGCAAG TTGGAGTGTGTCAGCTTTGCTCTCCTCATCATGACGTTCTGTCTCACGCTGGTCTTCCTCTACTTCTGGAGTGAAGCTCAGAATGACTACAATGATTTTGACTG GTTTAACTTTGGGAACCTAGGATTCTGGTTCCCCTGGTCTGTGGTGTTGCTGGTCATCGCTGCCGCCTTCTTCAGCTACGTCACTCTGCTGCTG CTGTTggctgtgtgtctgctgtcagaggGACAGAAGCTGTACCTACACTGGGGCCATAAG ATTGGCATCCTGGTGACTCTAGCCTTCTCCATTGTGGCCACAGCAGTTCTGTCTGACCTATGGAGCAAAGAGTggaccactctcctcctctctttccag GTGACGGCGCCATATTTGCATGTGGGAGGAGTCTTGTTGGTGACACTGCTATCCTGGCCAATAGCCTTACATTTCTTCCGCATCAATAAGAAAG taggGCGGACACTCATCATGGGGCTGTACCTGGCGGTTCTGTGTGCCCTCTACCTGGTGCCCCTGGGCATGTACTCACCCTGCCTCAAAAAAGAGGGTGCTCTGGGCCCCGCTCCAGCCCTCATCGGGCACAGAGGGGCACCCATG CTTGCTCCAGAGAACACTCTCATGTCCTTTGAGaaggcagtggaggctggtggggaaGGTCTGGAGACTGACGTCACCATCAG CTACGACGGGGTGCCATTCCTGATGCACGACCGCACCCTGAGGAGGACTACCAACGTGCAGAAGGTGTTCCCCAACCGGACGGATGCCCCTGCGGCCATGTTCACCTGGGGGGAGCTGGAGACCCTCAATGCCGGGGACTGGTTCCTCTAT CACGACCCGTTTGGCACGGCCTGGTCGCTGGGTGCCGAGGACCGGGCGCAGGCACAGAACCAGTCCGTGTGCACCCTCCGGGACTTCCTGGAGCTGGCGGCCCAGAGGGGCAAACAGGTGATCTTTGACCTCTACCGGCCCCCTCGGGGCCACCCCTACAGGGACACCTGGATCACACGCACCCTCGAGGTCATCCAGAACGAGTCCTCCATCCACTCACACCAG GTGCTGTGGCTGCCCCCAGACCTGCGGAACCTGGTCCAGAAGATGGACCCTGACCTCCAGCAGACCTCTGGGTCCTGGGGTCCAGTggaggagctgcagcagaaccaCATCGTCCAACTCAACCTGCACTACAGCTCCATGTCTACAGAGATGATcag TGAGTATGCGGCGGTTAACATCAGCACCAATCTGTATGTGATCAGCCAGCCGTGGCTCTACTCTCTGGCCTGGTGCTCCGGGGCTCAGTCTGTCACCACCAATTCCCCACAGCTCCTCAACAAACTTACCAGACCCCTGTTCCTCATG ACTCCAGATGAGTACAATCTGATGTGGGTTCTCACCGACGTGGTGtccttcatcctcatcctcatcatctTCATCTTCCACTG GTGGCGAGAACGAGGCTTGGCTTTCTGTTCGGGCAGCAAACCCACACTAGAACACGGCACCTACAGCAAGTTCAGGACAG AGATGAGTGATGTGTGGTCTGTCTCCAGTGTCAACATCCTGGGAGAGCCTGCTGGAAGCCCTCTAGCCACTGAGCCTAACCTGGCAACCGTCTCAGAGCACTga
- the LOC106567586 gene encoding glycerophosphodiester phosphodiesterase domain-containing protein 5 isoform X2: MGPSPTTLSKLKLGKLRVVRRRLLQRYEHQPYISCLAGLYGCQWRRYQRTRATPGDCCCSKLECVSFALLIMTFCLTLVFLYFWSEAQNDYNDFDWFNFGNLGFWFPWSVVLLVIAAAFFSYVTLLLLLAVCLLSEGQKLYLHWGHKIGILVTLAFSIVATAVLSDLWSKEWTTLLLSFQVTAPYLHVGGVLLVTLLSWPIALHFFRINKKGRTLIMGLYLAVLCALYLVPLGMYSPCLKKEGALGPAPALIGHRGAPMLAPENTLMSFEKAVEAGGEGLETDVTISYDGVPFLMHDRTLRRTTNVQKVFPNRTDAPAAMFTWGELETLNAGDWFLYHDPFGTAWSLGAEDRAQAQNQSVCTLRDFLELAAQRGKQVIFDLYRPPRGHPYRDTWITRTLEVIQNESSIHSHQVLWLPPDLRNLVQKMDPDLQQTSGSWGPVEELQQNHIVQLNLHYSSMSTEMIRCVCVCVCLCVNWLCVCSLSVCLCVCVMPPPSEYAAVNISTNLYVISQPWLYSLAWCSGAQSVTTNSPQLLNKLTRPLFLMTPDEYNLMWVLTDVVSFILILIIFIFHWWRERGLAFCSGSKPTLEHGTYSKFRTEMSDVWSVSSVNILGEPAGSPLATEPNLATVSEH, encoded by the exons atggGCCCCTCTCCGACCACCCTGTCAAAGCTCAAGCTGGGGAAGCTGCGTGTGGTGCGCCGGCGGCTGCTACAGCGCTACGAGCACCAGCCCTATATCTCGTGCCTAGCTGGCCTTTACGGTTGTCAATGGAGACGCTACCAGAGGACCCGCGCCACACCGGGAGACTGCTGCTGCAGCAAG TTGGAGTGTGTCAGCTTTGCTCTCCTCATCATGACGTTCTGTCTCACGCTGGTCTTCCTCTACTTCTGGAGTGAAGCTCAGAATGACTACAATGATTTTGACTG GTTTAACTTTGGGAACCTAGGATTCTGGTTCCCCTGGTCTGTGGTGTTGCTGGTCATCGCTGCCGCCTTCTTCAGCTACGTCACTCTGCTGCTG CTGTTggctgtgtgtctgctgtcagaggGACAGAAGCTGTACCTACACTGGGGCCATAAG ATTGGCATCCTGGTGACTCTAGCCTTCTCCATTGTGGCCACAGCAGTTCTGTCTGACCTATGGAGCAAAGAGTggaccactctcctcctctctttccag GTGACGGCGCCATATTTGCATGTGGGAGGAGTCTTGTTGGTGACACTGCTATCCTGGCCAATAGCCTTACATTTCTTCCGCATCAATAAGAAAG gGCGGACACTCATCATGGGGCTGTACCTGGCGGTTCTGTGTGCCCTCTACCTGGTGCCCCTGGGCATGTACTCACCCTGCCTCAAAAAAGAGGGTGCTCTGGGCCCCGCTCCAGCCCTCATCGGGCACAGAGGGGCACCCATG CTTGCTCCAGAGAACACTCTCATGTCCTTTGAGaaggcagtggaggctggtggggaaGGTCTGGAGACTGACGTCACCATCAG CTACGACGGGGTGCCATTCCTGATGCACGACCGCACCCTGAGGAGGACTACCAACGTGCAGAAGGTGTTCCCCAACCGGACGGATGCCCCTGCGGCCATGTTCACCTGGGGGGAGCTGGAGACCCTCAATGCCGGGGACTGGTTCCTCTAT CACGACCCGTTTGGCACGGCCTGGTCGCTGGGTGCCGAGGACCGGGCGCAGGCACAGAACCAGTCCGTGTGCACCCTCCGGGACTTCCTGGAGCTGGCGGCCCAGAGGGGCAAACAGGTGATCTTTGACCTCTACCGGCCCCCTCGGGGCCACCCCTACAGGGACACCTGGATCACACGCACCCTCGAGGTCATCCAGAACGAGTCCTCCATCCACTCACACCAG GTGCTGTGGCTGCCCCCAGACCTGCGGAACCTGGTCCAGAAGATGGACCCTGACCTCCAGCAGACCTCTGGGTCCTGGGGTCCAGTggaggagctgcagcagaaccaCATCGTCCAACTCAACCTGCACTACAGCTCCATGTCTACAGAGATGATcaggtgtgtctgtgtttgtgtgtgtctgtgtgttaactgGCTATGTGTCTGTtcattatctgtctgtctgtgtgtgtgtgtgatgcctcCCCCCAGTGAGTATGCGGCGGTTAACATCAGCACCAATCTGTATGTGATCAGCCAGCCGTGGCTCTACTCTCTGGCCTGGTGCTCCGGGGCTCAGTCTGTCACCACCAATTCCCCACAGCTCCTCAACAAACTTACCAGACCCCTGTTCCTCATG ACTCCAGATGAGTACAATCTGATGTGGGTTCTCACCGACGTGGTGtccttcatcctcatcctcatcatctTCATCTTCCACTG GTGGCGAGAACGAGGCTTGGCTTTCTGTTCGGGCAGCAAACCCACACTAGAACACGGCACCTACAGCAAGTTCAGGACAG AGATGAGTGATGTGTGGTCTGTCTCCAGTGTCAACATCCTGGGAGAGCCTGCTGGAAGCCCTCTAGCCACTGAGCCTAACCTGGCAACCGTCTCAGAGCACTga
- the LOC106567586 gene encoding glycerophosphodiester phosphodiesterase domain-containing protein 5 isoform X1, translating into MGPSPTTLSKLKLGKLRVVRRRLLQRYEHQPYISCLAGLYGCQWRRYQRTRATPGDCCCSKLECVSFALLIMTFCLTLVFLYFWSEAQNDYNDFDWFNFGNLGFWFPWSVVLLVIAAAFFSYVTLLLLLAVCLLSEGQKLYLHWGHKIGILVTLAFSIVATAVLSDLWSKEWTTLLLSFQVTAPYLHVGGVLLVTLLSWPIALHFFRINKKVGRTLIMGLYLAVLCALYLVPLGMYSPCLKKEGALGPAPALIGHRGAPMLAPENTLMSFEKAVEAGGEGLETDVTISYDGVPFLMHDRTLRRTTNVQKVFPNRTDAPAAMFTWGELETLNAGDWFLYHDPFGTAWSLGAEDRAQAQNQSVCTLRDFLELAAQRGKQVIFDLYRPPRGHPYRDTWITRTLEVIQNESSIHSHQVLWLPPDLRNLVQKMDPDLQQTSGSWGPVEELQQNHIVQLNLHYSSMSTEMIRCVCVCVCLCVNWLCVCSLSVCLCVCVMPPPSEYAAVNISTNLYVISQPWLYSLAWCSGAQSVTTNSPQLLNKLTRPLFLMTPDEYNLMWVLTDVVSFILILIIFIFHWWRERGLAFCSGSKPTLEHGTYSKFRTEMSDVWSVSSVNILGEPAGSPLATEPNLATVSEH; encoded by the exons atggGCCCCTCTCCGACCACCCTGTCAAAGCTCAAGCTGGGGAAGCTGCGTGTGGTGCGCCGGCGGCTGCTACAGCGCTACGAGCACCAGCCCTATATCTCGTGCCTAGCTGGCCTTTACGGTTGTCAATGGAGACGCTACCAGAGGACCCGCGCCACACCGGGAGACTGCTGCTGCAGCAAG TTGGAGTGTGTCAGCTTTGCTCTCCTCATCATGACGTTCTGTCTCACGCTGGTCTTCCTCTACTTCTGGAGTGAAGCTCAGAATGACTACAATGATTTTGACTG GTTTAACTTTGGGAACCTAGGATTCTGGTTCCCCTGGTCTGTGGTGTTGCTGGTCATCGCTGCCGCCTTCTTCAGCTACGTCACTCTGCTGCTG CTGTTggctgtgtgtctgctgtcagaggGACAGAAGCTGTACCTACACTGGGGCCATAAG ATTGGCATCCTGGTGACTCTAGCCTTCTCCATTGTGGCCACAGCAGTTCTGTCTGACCTATGGAGCAAAGAGTggaccactctcctcctctctttccag GTGACGGCGCCATATTTGCATGTGGGAGGAGTCTTGTTGGTGACACTGCTATCCTGGCCAATAGCCTTACATTTCTTCCGCATCAATAAGAAAG taggGCGGACACTCATCATGGGGCTGTACCTGGCGGTTCTGTGTGCCCTCTACCTGGTGCCCCTGGGCATGTACTCACCCTGCCTCAAAAAAGAGGGTGCTCTGGGCCCCGCTCCAGCCCTCATCGGGCACAGAGGGGCACCCATG CTTGCTCCAGAGAACACTCTCATGTCCTTTGAGaaggcagtggaggctggtggggaaGGTCTGGAGACTGACGTCACCATCAG CTACGACGGGGTGCCATTCCTGATGCACGACCGCACCCTGAGGAGGACTACCAACGTGCAGAAGGTGTTCCCCAACCGGACGGATGCCCCTGCGGCCATGTTCACCTGGGGGGAGCTGGAGACCCTCAATGCCGGGGACTGGTTCCTCTAT CACGACCCGTTTGGCACGGCCTGGTCGCTGGGTGCCGAGGACCGGGCGCAGGCACAGAACCAGTCCGTGTGCACCCTCCGGGACTTCCTGGAGCTGGCGGCCCAGAGGGGCAAACAGGTGATCTTTGACCTCTACCGGCCCCCTCGGGGCCACCCCTACAGGGACACCTGGATCACACGCACCCTCGAGGTCATCCAGAACGAGTCCTCCATCCACTCACACCAG GTGCTGTGGCTGCCCCCAGACCTGCGGAACCTGGTCCAGAAGATGGACCCTGACCTCCAGCAGACCTCTGGGTCCTGGGGTCCAGTggaggagctgcagcagaaccaCATCGTCCAACTCAACCTGCACTACAGCTCCATGTCTACAGAGATGATcaggtgtgtctgtgtttgtgtgtgtctgtgtgttaactgGCTATGTGTCTGTtcattatctgtctgtctgtgtgtgtgtgtgatgcctcCCCCCAGTGAGTATGCGGCGGTTAACATCAGCACCAATCTGTATGTGATCAGCCAGCCGTGGCTCTACTCTCTGGCCTGGTGCTCCGGGGCTCAGTCTGTCACCACCAATTCCCCACAGCTCCTCAACAAACTTACCAGACCCCTGTTCCTCATG ACTCCAGATGAGTACAATCTGATGTGGGTTCTCACCGACGTGGTGtccttcatcctcatcctcatcatctTCATCTTCCACTG GTGGCGAGAACGAGGCTTGGCTTTCTGTTCGGGCAGCAAACCCACACTAGAACACGGCACCTACAGCAAGTTCAGGACAG AGATGAGTGATGTGTGGTCTGTCTCCAGTGTCAACATCCTGGGAGAGCCTGCTGGAAGCCCTCTAGCCACTGAGCCTAACCTGGCAACCGTCTCAGAGCACTga
- the LOC106567586 gene encoding glycerophosphodiester phosphodiesterase domain-containing protein 5 isoform X4: MTFCLTLVFLYFWSEAQNDYNDFDWFNFGNLGFWFPWSVVLLVIAAAFFSYVTLLLLLAVCLLSEGQKLYLHWGHKIGILVTLAFSIVATAVLSDLWSKEWTTLLLSFQVTAPYLHVGGVLLVTLLSWPIALHFFRINKKVGRTLIMGLYLAVLCALYLVPLGMYSPCLKKEGALGPAPALIGHRGAPMLAPENTLMSFEKAVEAGGEGLETDVTISYDGVPFLMHDRTLRRTTNVQKVFPNRTDAPAAMFTWGELETLNAGDWFLYHDPFGTAWSLGAEDRAQAQNQSVCTLRDFLELAAQRGKQVIFDLYRPPRGHPYRDTWITRTLEVIQNESSIHSHQVLWLPPDLRNLVQKMDPDLQQTSGSWGPVEELQQNHIVQLNLHYSSMSTEMIRCVCVCVCLCVNWLCVCSLSVCLCVCVMPPPSEYAAVNISTNLYVISQPWLYSLAWCSGAQSVTTNSPQLLNKLTRPLFLMTPDEYNLMWVLTDVVSFILILIIFIFHWWRERGLAFCSGSKPTLEHGTYSKFRTEMSDVWSVSSVNILGEPAGSPLATEPNLATVSEH, from the exons ATGACGTTCTGTCTCACGCTGGTCTTCCTCTACTTCTGGAGTGAAGCTCAGAATGACTACAATGATTTTGACTG GTTTAACTTTGGGAACCTAGGATTCTGGTTCCCCTGGTCTGTGGTGTTGCTGGTCATCGCTGCCGCCTTCTTCAGCTACGTCACTCTGCTGCTG CTGTTggctgtgtgtctgctgtcagaggGACAGAAGCTGTACCTACACTGGGGCCATAAG ATTGGCATCCTGGTGACTCTAGCCTTCTCCATTGTGGCCACAGCAGTTCTGTCTGACCTATGGAGCAAAGAGTggaccactctcctcctctctttccag GTGACGGCGCCATATTTGCATGTGGGAGGAGTCTTGTTGGTGACACTGCTATCCTGGCCAATAGCCTTACATTTCTTCCGCATCAATAAGAAAG taggGCGGACACTCATCATGGGGCTGTACCTGGCGGTTCTGTGTGCCCTCTACCTGGTGCCCCTGGGCATGTACTCACCCTGCCTCAAAAAAGAGGGTGCTCTGGGCCCCGCTCCAGCCCTCATCGGGCACAGAGGGGCACCCATG CTTGCTCCAGAGAACACTCTCATGTCCTTTGAGaaggcagtggaggctggtggggaaGGTCTGGAGACTGACGTCACCATCAG CTACGACGGGGTGCCATTCCTGATGCACGACCGCACCCTGAGGAGGACTACCAACGTGCAGAAGGTGTTCCCCAACCGGACGGATGCCCCTGCGGCCATGTTCACCTGGGGGGAGCTGGAGACCCTCAATGCCGGGGACTGGTTCCTCTAT CACGACCCGTTTGGCACGGCCTGGTCGCTGGGTGCCGAGGACCGGGCGCAGGCACAGAACCAGTCCGTGTGCACCCTCCGGGACTTCCTGGAGCTGGCGGCCCAGAGGGGCAAACAGGTGATCTTTGACCTCTACCGGCCCCCTCGGGGCCACCCCTACAGGGACACCTGGATCACACGCACCCTCGAGGTCATCCAGAACGAGTCCTCCATCCACTCACACCAG GTGCTGTGGCTGCCCCCAGACCTGCGGAACCTGGTCCAGAAGATGGACCCTGACCTCCAGCAGACCTCTGGGTCCTGGGGTCCAGTggaggagctgcagcagaaccaCATCGTCCAACTCAACCTGCACTACAGCTCCATGTCTACAGAGATGATcaggtgtgtctgtgtttgtgtgtgtctgtgtgttaactgGCTATGTGTCTGTtcattatctgtctgtctgtgtgtgtgtgtgatgcctcCCCCCAGTGAGTATGCGGCGGTTAACATCAGCACCAATCTGTATGTGATCAGCCAGCCGTGGCTCTACTCTCTGGCCTGGTGCTCCGGGGCTCAGTCTGTCACCACCAATTCCCCACAGCTCCTCAACAAACTTACCAGACCCCTGTTCCTCATG ACTCCAGATGAGTACAATCTGATGTGGGTTCTCACCGACGTGGTGtccttcatcctcatcctcatcatctTCATCTTCCACTG GTGGCGAGAACGAGGCTTGGCTTTCTGTTCGGGCAGCAAACCCACACTAGAACACGGCACCTACAGCAAGTTCAGGACAG AGATGAGTGATGTGTGGTCTGTCTCCAGTGTCAACATCCTGGGAGAGCCTGCTGGAAGCCCTCTAGCCACTGAGCCTAACCTGGCAACCGTCTCAGAGCACTga